Part of the Drosophila santomea strain STO CAGO 1482 chromosome 2L, Prin_Dsan_1.1, whole genome shotgun sequence genome is shown below.
GCAAAACGCGTTTTTTTGAAGAGGCTTCCGGTGACTACGGCGCCAATCCAACAGCATAACTAAATGCATAAAACCAAACTAATTTCATTAGTATAGCCACTTGTGGTGTAATTGAACgattcattcaaataaaatcactttccaaaaaatcactttttacATTGAgacaaaatttatttaaaaattcataacATTAAGATAAAAGTTTATACGAAAGAATTGAATCGTTCAAGTACAcggcaaataaattgcaaacaattaaaaaaaaaaaagattcggTCGAAAACTGTTTCCGCAATCCTAGTCACCGAGTTTAAAGTTTCAAGTACACATTTTCCTAGTTTAGCGGTCAATGACGGGAACTTACAAGTCATCGTCAATTCCAGGCCATAACAGTTGTCCTCTGCATTCGATTCGGCTTCCaaatgatatattttaaataaatttattttaaataaataaagtcaGTCAGTTGAAACCTGTCAAATTAGcgaacaaaattttgttcaCTAGTATCGCCGGCATGGAAGGTTCCAAACAATTTCTGAATATTTTCTTGGTCATTAAAATCTTATACATTCTGCCGATTGGTATTATATGTTTGCTGATACTGGCGATTCAGGTGGCGAACTATCGGCTTGATGACTTTGTACTTGTCACCTACTTGCGCTACAtagagcagcagcagcgagcGCGTTCGTACACTCCGGAATCTTGGGAAAGAGGAATCAATTTAATGGTGGGTGTCCACATCTCCATCCTATATGTGCTATTTCGGGTGAGAGAGCGTATGAGGCTGCAGACTATAGAGGATACCCGCCGTCAGCAGGAGATCGAGGATCTGTTTCGAATGGAGACAGAGTTCATGGAGCAGCTGCGATCCCAAGGCATCGAACTGGAGGATCACACTTTGGATTCGAACTGCGCATAACCGTCTTGGCGGCGCATTCAGGAGCCAATCAAATTTCTCGTTAATGCCGCCGCCTGGGACAATGTTAATGCTGTATTCATCGCATGAGTGTATATATAGATCCCTCGCTTGATTGCCCAGAATTGAATTCAACATTGGTCCGCCGTGCGCTACACCTACACTGCCCAATTACCCGACCGATCCAATATAATTCTCCTCGCCCGAGTTGAACGTGCCCGGCTGGCATTACTACACACACCACTTATACTATATGTATGCTCGCACTGTGAGATAGTTCATTGTTTGGCTCTGCGCATGAGTATATTTTTATCGCGCACTGTGCCCCTTTCTTGCCACCACTTGTGTGCACTTTTTACTGtttgaaataaattgtaaatgatttttattaaaatttccGCTTAAATTTTCAGCGGTAATACTGCGTTCTATTTGTATATGTTCTAtctttttgtaatttaaagaTTTCTTGCGGAAAACAAGTTTGCCGCGCttaataaaattagttttatgGCGCATAGTTTCGCGATCTACTCATATCCCTGCACATAACACAGCTCactaatttttttattaaacctCTTTCAGTCTTTTGTGGTGTTGTCACAAAGACTTTCCTGAACCAAAGTCCATAGAATTTAGTATTGATCTACCGAATTTAGCtcaatatattatattttataagcgCACCTTAGAAGGCGCTATTCGCTTGTCTAACATGAATTATGTAtatcccaaaaatgatttagTTCCTAGCGGAGATCCGATATACGGTCACTGATGTTCAAATACTAagctttctgtttttttgtaGTTCAATCCAGTTTTTTTGAATTAAAAGCTAGCAGCAAAAATACATCGTATACAGAAAAATAGTATCCTCAGCCTGAGTACATTCGCCATTTTAGTTCCAACAGTGCACAGAAGTGCGCTTCCAATGAAACATAGTATGCCCATCTGTTTTAGGATCGCCCTCGTCTTTAGACGGGTCGAAATTCACCTGAACTCGCAATGCTAATTTCCATAAAACTTTGCGCAGCCGCAGAAGAAAGTGGCGATTAATGAGCGCAAATGCGACCTTCAGACTGAATCGGCGCACTGGTAGATGGAAACAGGTATACAAGGGATAGGAGGAGGCACACATTTTCCCAAAAGTCCCGCCATCCGGTGCTCTCACCTGAGAGAGCGTGAGAGAGAAATGAAGAAAGAAAATTGTGGAGATCGAGTGCTACGCTACAGGTAAGAGGTGAGAGCCGAGCTCTAAGCTGAGCGCTGCGAGAGCGCCGAGCCTAACGTAAGACCTCATTCGTTTCCGTTACGTGGTGCGAGGCGGTCATGTGCGCGGAACTTGTGTCTCTCCTTTCCAGGGACTAGTATTCCAGAAAGAATCTTAATAAAAGTTAATTTGTCATCGGACAAAAGACGTCGGAAATAAAGAACTCAGCCATTGATACGTCAACGGTCACTGAATTCAAAATCGCTCAGCGCCTACGTAGTCGCAACGCAAGACGCGATCTGTGCAACGAGATCTGAAGTCTCAGCGGATTCCCTCAGTTCGTGATACGGTCTTAAAGTCAGCGGTTGCCGGTCGCTCCGCCATCGCACCCACCTCcgttgcttttctttttgataCGTGTCCGCCAGGCGAAATAATACGAAATACGATGGCCAAAGGCAGTGCAAACAGTGTGCAAAATCTAAAAAATCACTAAAAAATTCTGTGATAGGATAATCACGTAGAGTAGTGTGCAATTGAAAGGCTCGCGTGTAAGTTGTAGGTCCATTGAAACTGCTGGAGACATCCACACACCACATACATCTTAAACAAAGTGAAGAAACACTGCAAGGCATATCGGTGATACAAGGTAAGTCGAGATTCATATTTAGTCCTCAGACTTTCCTTTCGGTTGCAGTGCAGATAATAGAGGCGCAGATTTTTCTAGGGGTTGGTGGTATTCAGGGGATGAAATCTGTCCTGCTACGTTTCGGAACTTATGATGGAAAGTGCGTAGTTGCAGAgaatatgttttttttctcctCCATCCATCCTTAAATACAATtcaaacatatattttagcCTAAAGTATGTCTTTTTTAATTCACTATCACTACAGGAAACTGTTCTGTAGCATGCGATATACAAGAATTAGTATGAACTTTCGGCTCtaatttaaaaagaaactGTTTGTGATTATCTCATTGTGTGGTTAGAttattttacaacaaaaagATGTTTTTTTCCGAATTTTTTTGTGTACACATTATGAGCTACAATGGCAGTATAGTGAGCTCAGTAACTCATAGCTTTGCTGATGGAAAACAGTTCATTAGTGTCAGAAGCAAGCTAGAAGCAAGCGGTATTCTCAAAAACTTCATGGACAATTTAAGCCTTACTTCAATAAACAAGTACAATCGCTGTTTGGGGACCAAACTTTAAGTGTATAAGTTGGTCTCTATTAGCATcggcaataaaatataattgacGTTTTTTCCAAACAGCAAGTGCAATTGCAACAATAATTTGCCACTACGGGCCAAGTCCAACTCGCTGGCTATTTCAATCGGCTATCGAGAAAGAAACTCAAAACTTTTGACAGGCAAATTAATGAAACTTGAATTGAAAGCGGCTACGATTACAGCGTACAATTAAAGTAACACACACCTGTGCAACAGAAAGTGGAGCGCGGATCGAAAATCCCCGATCAAAATAATCTGGAAAACGGCCAAGGAAATACACATGTtgaatatatatgttatatatgtatatggaaatATCGTCATAAGgcgtttgcatttttgtattcGGATACAACGCGAAAGCAAGAGTGATTACATAAACTGAACTTTGGTGATCCGGTTTGTCGGATGGATCTGGCGTTGGGTTGCGTACATAACGGAGGGAGTTTTTCGGCCCAGTTAATGAAAGTTCAAGTGAAATTCGCGtttaaaaaaggaaaccgGTTGATTGACTCAACCCCATCATCGATTTCCAGATGTCGGGTCCACTTATGCCCAAGGTTAAACTGATTTAGGCCATTTACATTTGTT
Proteins encoded:
- the LOC120443810 gene encoding uncharacterized protein LOC120443810; this encodes MEGSKQFLNIFLVIKILYILPIGIICLLILAIQVANYRLDDFVLVTYLRYIEQQQRARSYTPESWERGINLMVGVHISILYVLFRVRERMRLQTIEDTRRQQEIEDLFRMETEFMEQLRSQGIELEDHTLDSNCA